Proteins encoded by one window of Xiphophorus couchianus chromosome 13, X_couchianus-1.0, whole genome shotgun sequence:
- the LOC114155404 gene encoding LOW QUALITY PROTEIN: homeobox protein XHOX-3 (The sequence of the model RefSeq protein was modified relative to this genomic sequence to represent the inferred CDS: inserted 2 bases in 1 codon) has protein sequence MVIPPRAPSPHSAALFSEGHTGLRPLFPSSLSKXRFQPHPSHRRRLRAENLRLTFLAAHALPRSRRFSEQRRVMEGREEVVMVRSAEGVTGIPAREPQGKPGHRSCLSPGAAPYSRERTTELAPEESARRSMCADTRSVTVSSSGVRHHKDGSSSDNESDFYEEIDVSCTPDSMDYPTSKGRNGESPGHSPGESGADPGKTIPGQGSLSYGADQIRRYRTAFTREQIARLEKEFYRENYVSRPRRCELAAALNLPETTIKVWFQNRRMKDKRQRLAMTWPHPADPAFYTYMMSHAAATGNLPYPFPSHLPLPYYSPLSVGVGGAPAPGATPFSTPLRSLDSFRVLSHPYQRPELLCAFRHPSVYPSGPAHGLGPGGSPCSCLACHTSHSNGIASRPSGSDFTCSPTSRTDSFVTFTPSVLSKSSSVTLDQREEVPLTR, from the exons ATGGTGATCCCTCCCAGAGCTCCATCTCCACACTCTGCCGCGCTCTTCTCTGAGGGTCACACCGGATTGCGTCCCCTCTTTCCCAGCAGCCTTTCCAA GCGCTTTCAACCCCACCCCTCCCACCGCCGCCGACTCCGAGCTGAGAACCTCCGGCTCACATTCCTGGCAGCTCACGCTCTCCCGCGAAGTCGACGCTTTTCAGAACAGCGACGGGTGATGGAAGGCAGAGAGGAGGTGGTGATGGTGAGATCGGCGGAGGGAGTCACTGGGATCCCAGCTCGGGAACCGCAGGGGAAACCGGGCCACAGGAGCTGCCTGAGCCCCGGCGCTGCGCCGTACTCGCGGGAGAGGACCACGGAGCTTGCGCCGGAGGAGAGCGCACGGAGGAGCATGTGCGCCGACACCAGGTCGGTCACCGTATCTTCCTCCGGGGTACGGCATCACAAAGATGGCAGCAGCTCGGACAATGAGTCGGACTTCTATGAGGAAATTGATGTGAGCTGCACCCCTGACAGCATGGACTACCCAACGTCTAAAG GTCGCAACGGAGAATCTCCGGGTCATTCTCCGGGTGAGAGCGGCGCCGACCCGGGTAAGACAATCCCTGGTCAGGGTTCTCTGTCCTACGGAGCGGACCAAATCCGCCGGTACCGAACAGCGTTCACCCGGGAGCAAATCGCCCGACTGGAGAAGGAGTTCTATCGGGAAAACTACGTGTCCAGGCCGAGAAGATGCGAGCTCGCGGCTGCTCTAAATCTACCTGAAACCACAATCAAA GTGTGGTTCCAGAACCGCAGAATGAAAGACAAGCGCCAGCGGTTGGCCATGACGTGGCCTCACCCCGCCGACCCGGCCTTCTACACCTACATGATGAGCCACGCCGCGGCCACTGGGAACCTGCCCTACCCCTTCCCGTCCCACCTGCCGCTGCCCTACTATTCTCCCCTGAGTGTTGGTGTCGGCGGCGCCCCGGCCCCTGGTGCCACACCTTTTTCGACCCCGCTGCGCTCTCTGGACAGCTTCCGGGTGTTGTCTCACCCTTACCAGAGGCCAGAGCTTCTGTGCGCCTTTAGGCACCCTTCCGTTTACCCGTCAGGCCCGGCCCATGGCCTCGGCCCGGGTGGGAGTCCCTGTTCCTGCCTGGCCTGTCACACTAGTCACTCCAACGGGATCGCTAGCAGGCCATCCGGTTCGGACTTTACCTGCTCCCCAACCAGCAGGACAGACTCTTTTGTCACTTTTACGCCTTCAGTGCTCAGCAAATCTTCATCTGTTACACTAGACCAGAGGGAAGAGGTGCCTCTGaccagatga